In the genome of Oxyura jamaicensis isolate SHBP4307 breed ruddy duck chromosome 13, BPBGC_Ojam_1.0, whole genome shotgun sequence, one region contains:
- the C13H5orf24 gene encoding UPF0461 protein C5orf24 homolog has translation MMHPVASSNAAFCGTGKSSCLNEDTVRSADQFDLYATQQSKYGHAVSHKPIACQRQDPLNESHLQTTSGRNIETKDELKKKKNLNRSGKRGRPSGTTKSAGYRTSTGRPLGTTKAAGFKTSPGRPLGTTKAAGYKVSPGRPPGKKQQAFRCSSDA, from the exons ATGATGCACCCTGTCGCCAGCAGTAATGCAGCTTTCTGTGGGACCGGCAAGAGCTCTTGCCTTAACGAAGACACCGTGAGGTCTGCTGATCAGTTTGACTTGTATGCCACGCAGCAAAGCAAATACGGCCACGCAGTCAGCCACAAACCGATTGCATGCCAGAGACAAGATCCGTTGAATGAATCACACCTGCAGACCACGAGTGGCAGGAATATAGAGACAAAAGACgaactaaagaaaaagaaaaacctcaacCGATCTGGGAAACGTGGAAGGCCATCAGGGACCACAAAATCAGCAGGGTACCGAACCAGCACGGGTCGACCCCTGGGGACCACCAAAGCAGCTGGATTTAAGACAAGTCCAGGCAGACCCTTGGGTACAACTAAAGCAGCAGGATACAAAGTCAGCCCAGGCAGACCTCCAG gaaaaaagcagcaagccTTCAGGTGTTCCAGTGATGCCTAA